Proteins from one Cryptomeria japonica chromosome 4, Sugi_1.0, whole genome shotgun sequence genomic window:
- the LOC131032874 gene encoding desmethylxanthohumol 6'-O-methyltransferase: MAMGASEVQQAVENIYSFVPTLVLKSAILLNIPDIIANAGPNASLSLGEIAEKLPTKTLNLHSLSRILKYLSFRGIFVQTQMGENPRHARYSLTESARMFYVRENNPTSLVPVLFMLTHPMLMAPWHHLHECVLQDSNAFENAHGKDLWAYEKDDPAVNDVFNNSMSTLTVLGMGQILSCYDGFKEVTTLVDVGGGKGTALAHIVKVYPHIHGINFDLPHVVQTAPSVPGIENVGGGMFDSIPSADAIFFKNVLTDWDDESCIKILQNCHKALPKSGRLILAETMTAEDSNSYESNEMVFDLVMIALANGGKERRKQEWMKLLQISDFSVVKIVALSGLPSKFKIIEAIKV; this comes from the exons ATGGCAATGGGTGCAAGTGAGGTTCAGCAAGCTGTAGAAAACATTTACTCCTTTGTTCCTACCCTTGTTCTCAAATCAGCCATACTCCTCAACATTCCTGATATCATCGCAAATGCAGGCCCCAATGCATCCCTTTCTCTTGGTGAGATCGCAGAAAAACTGCCCACTAAAACtctcaatctgcattctctttctcGCATTCTCAAATACCTCTCATTCAGAGGCATTTTTGTCCAAACCCAGATGGGCGAGAATCCAAGACACGCTCGATACAGTCTCACTGAGTCTGCCAGGATGTTTTATGTTAGGGAGAATAATCCAACAAGCCTTGTGCCAGTCCTCTTCATGCTCACACACCCAATGTTAATGGCGCCATGGCACCATCTTCATGAATGTGTGCTTCAAGACTCCAATGCATTCGAGAATGCTCATGGAAAAGACTTGTGGGCATACGAGAAGGATGACCCGGCTGTCAACGACGTTTTCAACAATTCCATGTCCACGCTTACAGTTCTTGGCATGGGGCAAATCCTGAGCTGCTATGACGGTTTTAAGGAGGTGACAACTTTGGTTGATGTGGGCGGAGGAAAAGGAACGGCCTTGGCACACATTGTTAAGGTTTATCCCCACATCCATGGAATTAATTttgatcttcctcatgttgttcaGACTGCCCCATCAGTTCCAG GTATCGAGAACGTGGGTGGCGGTATGTTCGATAGCATACCCTCAGCAGACGCCATTTTTTTTAAG AATGTATTGACAGACTGGGATGATGAGAGCTGCATAAAGATACTTCAAAATTGCCACAAGGCTTTGCCTAAAAGTGGACGACTGATACTGGCAGAAACCATGACAGCGGAGGACTCAAATTCCTATGAATCTAATGAAATGGTTTTCGATCTGGTTATGATTGCCCTTGCAAATGGAGGAAAAGAGAGGAGAAAACAGGAATGGATGAAACTCCTTCAAATTTCGGACTTCAGTGTAGTGAAGATAGTGGCATTATCTGGACTACCTTCAAAGTTTAAGATCATTGAAGCAATCAAAGTTTAA